Within the Streptomyces sp. NBC_00554 genome, the region CGTATGGGGATATAAGGGGCGTGGATGGGTGGGGATGTGCCTGGGTGGGTTGGGTTTTCAGACTTGGCGGGGAGGGGTCGGTTTGTTTCTCAGACTCGGATGACCTGGGGGCCCTGCAGGGAGTACCGGTGTGCCTCGGCCGTTGGAAGCAGCGTGCTCGTGACGATCGCCTCCAGGGAGCTGATGTCGGCGAACCGGCAGAAGCTGACCGCGCCGAACTTGGTGTGCACGCCTGCGAAGACCGTGCGCCGGGAGGCCCGGATCGCCTGGGCCTTGACCTCGCTGACCGCCGGGTCGGGGGTGGTGAGGCCGTGTTCGCGGGAGATGCCGTTGGCGCCGATGAACGCCAGATCGATGACGAAGCCGGCGAGCATCTTCGTCGTCCAGTGGTCCACGGTCGCGAGTGTGCCGGGGCGGACCCGGCCGCCGAGCAGCAGGACGCTCGTGTTGTCGGCCTCGGCGAGCGCGCCCGCGGTGGCCAGGGAGGCGGTGACCACCGTGAGGTGCCGGTCCCTGGGCAGTGCCTCGGCGATGAGCTGCGGGGTGAACCCCTCGTCGACGAAGACCGTCTCGGCGTCCCCGAGCAGTTCGGCCGCGGCGGCCGCGATCCGGCGCTTCTCGGGCACGTGGCTGGTGGTGCGGAAGGCGAGCGTCGTCTCGAAGCCGGCGCTCTCCACGGGATAGGCGCCGCCGTGGGTGCGGCGTACCAGACCGTGGTCCTCCAGGGTGCGTAGATCGCGCCGTACGGTCTCCTTCGCGACGCCCAGTTCGGTGGCGAGCGCGGTGACGTCGACCGAGCCGGTGCGACGGGCGGCCAGGACGATCTCGCGCTGACGTTCCTCCGCCGTCATGGGCGT harbors:
- a CDS encoding DeoR/GlpR family DNA-binding transcription regulator, coding for MTPMTAEERQREIVLAARRTGSVDVTALATELGVAKETVRRDLRTLEDHGLVRRTHGGAYPVESAGFETTLAFRTTSHVPEKRRIAAAAAELLGDAETVFVDEGFTPQLIAEALPRDRHLTVVTASLATAGALAEADNTSVLLLGGRVRPGTLATVDHWTTKMLAGFVIDLAFIGANGISREHGLTTPDPAVSEVKAQAIRASRRTVFAGVHTKFGAVSFCRFADISSLEAIVTSTLLPTAEAHRYSLQGPQVIRV